The following are encoded together in the Gouania willdenowi chromosome 14, fGouWil2.1, whole genome shotgun sequence genome:
- the LOC114475283 gene encoding neutrophil collagenase — MERMQRFFGLPPSGELNNETLVVMKRPRCGLSDVEQFEDTVRWTKSTLSYRIAGMKLPNSKLKVHKVFRAAWKMWSTVTPIKFRKRSRREADITISFHTGDHKDGSPFDGKGGILAHAFLPGAGIGGDVHFDAEEDWSLNSTGFSLLAVAVHEFGHALGLPHSSDPGAIMYPAYNFAPNFELQLSFTDVKDVQHRYGVNPDFVSLMLKNPPPRTPDKCDPDLSFDAVSELRQEVLFFKDRFLWRKHPQFDEIGITLISSLWPDSVPSHLDAAYENVEKDMTLFFKGDQYWVLKQLTLEEGFPRNISDFGFPSRIKSVDAALHFRVERYTVFFTGHECWRYNEQMKKMEGSPMLIEERWPEIPAPVDAAVGFDGTHPANELLECKNTEDNET; from the exons ATGGAGAGGATGCAGCGATTCTTTGGTTTACCTCCCAGCGGTGAGCTCAACAATGAGACGCTGGTAGTCATGAAGAGGCCGCGCTGTGGCCTGTCAGATGTGGAGCAGTTTGAAGACACAGTGCGATGGACGAAGAGCACGCTCAGCTACAG GATCGCTGGCATGAAACTTCCCAACTCAAAGCTGAAGGTACATAAAGTCTTCAGGGCAGCTTGGAAGATGTGGTCCACTGTTACACCGATAAAGTTTCGTAAGCGCAGCAGAAGGGAAGCCGACATCACCATCTCTTTCCACACCGGGG ACCACAAAGACGGCTCACCTTTTGATGGCAAAGGAGGAATCCTGGCTCATGCTTTCCTACCAGGGGCTGGTATCGGTGGAGATGTGCACTTTGATGCTGAAGAGGACTGGAGTTTGAATTCCACTG GCTTCAGTCTATTGGCTGTGGCGGTCCATGAGTTTGGACACGCACTCGGTTTGCCCCACTCCTCTGACCCTGGAGCTATCATGTACCCAGCGTACAACTTTGCTCCCAACTTTGAGCTGCAGCTCTCCTTCACTGATGTCAAAGACGTCCAACACCGATATG GTGTTAATCCAGACTTTGTGTCCCTCATGTTAAAGAATCCTCCTCCAAGAACGCCTGATAAATGTGATCCAGATTTGTCCTTTGATGCAGTCTCAGAACTACGACAGGAGGTCCTTTTTTTCAAAGACAG GTTTCTGTGGCGCAAACATCCTCAGTTTGATGAGATCGGCATCACTCTGATCAGCAGTCTGTGGCCCGACTCCGTGCCCTCACACTTGGATGCAGCGTATGAGAACGTGGAGAAGGACATGACTCTGTTTTTCAAAG GGGATCAGTACTGGGTGCTGAAGCAGTTAACACTTGAAGAAGGCTTTCCAAGAAACATCTCAGATTTTGGCTTCCCCTCCAGAATCAAATCTGTAGATGCAGCTCTTCACTTTAGAGTGGAGCGCTACACTGTGTTCTTCACTGGACACGAGTGTTGGAG GTACAATGAGCAGATGAAAAAGATGGAGGGATCCCCAATGCTGATCGAAGAACGTTGGCCAGAGATTCCGGCTCCTGTCGATGCAGCTGTCGGCTTTGATGGTACACA TCCAGCAAACGAGCTGCTGGAATGCAAGAACACGGAGGACAATGAGACTTAG